Part of the Kitasatospora sp. NBC_00374 genome is shown below.
GCGGCCAAGATGGTCGTGCTGGACGTCGACCACCCCGACGTCGAGGCCTTCATCGAGACCAAGGTGAAGGAGGAGGAGAAGATCCGCGCGCTGCGCGACGCGGGCTTCGACATGGACCTCGGCGGGGACGACATCACCTCCGTCCAGTACCAGAACGCCAACAACTCGGTCCGCGTCTCCGACGAGTTCATGACCGCGGTCGAGAACGGCACCGAGTTCGGCCTGCGCGCCCGGATGACCGGCGAGGTCATCGAGACCGTCGACGCCAAGAAGCTCTTCCGCAAGATGGCCGAGGCCGCCTGGGCCTGCGCCGACCCGGGCATCCAGTACGACTCGACCATCAACCACTGGCACACCTGCCCGGAGTCCGGCCGCATCAACGCGTCCAACCCCTGCTCCGAGTACATGCACCTGGACAACTCCAGCTGCAACCTCGCCTCGCTCAACCTGATGAAGTTCCTCCGCGACGACGACAGCTTCGACGCCGGGCGCTTCGCCAAGGTCGTCGAGCTGGTCATCACCGCGATGGACATCTCCATCTGCTTCGCCGACTTCCCCACCGAGAAGATCGGCGAGACCACCCGCGCCTACCGCCAGCTCGGCATCGGCTACGCCAACCTCGGCGCCCTGCTGATGGCCACCGGCCACGCGTACGACTCCGAGGGCGGCCGCGCCCTGGCCGGCGCCATCACCTCCCTGATGACCGGTACCGCCTACCGCCGCGGCGCCGAACTCGCCGGCGTGGTCGGCCCGTACGACGGCTACGCCCGCAACGCCGCCCCGCACCAGCGGGTCATGCAGCAGCACGCCGACGCCAACGCGGCCGCCGTCCCGGTCGACGAGCTGGACGCCCCGGTGTGGGCCGCCGCCACCGAGACGTGGGGCGACGTGCTCCGGATCGGCGCGCGCAACGGCTTCCGCAACGCCCAGGCCTCGGTGCTCGCACCGACCGGCACCATCGGCCTGATGATGGACTGCGACACCACCGGCGTCGAGCCGGACCTCGCCCTGGTGAAGTTCAAGAAGCTGGTCGGCGGCGGCTCGATGCAGATCGTCAACGGCACGGTGCCGCGGGCGCTCGGGCGTCTGGGCTACCAGCAGGAGCAGATCGAGGCGGTCGTCGCCCACATCGCCGAGCACGGCAACGTGGTGGACGCGCCCGGTCTGAAGCCCGCGCACTACGAGGTGTTCGACTGCGCGATGGGCGAGCGGGTCATCTCCGCGATGGGCCACGTCCGGATGATGGCGGCCATCCAGCCGTGGATCTCCGGCGCCATCTCCAAGACGGTCAACATGCCCGAGGTCGCCACCGTCGAGGAGATCGAGGAGATCTACTTCGAGGCGTGGAAGCTCGGCGTCAAGGCGCTGGCCATCTACCGCGACAACTGCAAGGTCGGCCAGCCGCTCTCGGCCAAGACCAAGACCCCGGCCGCGGCGGCTCCCGAGGCCGCCGCCGAGGTCGAGAAGGTCGTCGAGAAGGTGGTCGAGTACCGTCCGGTCCGCCGCCGCCTGCCCAAGGGCCGTCCCGGCATCACCACCTCCTTCACGGTCGGTGGCGCCGAGGGCTACATGACCGCCAACTCCTACCCGGACGACGGCCTCGGCGAGGTCTTCCTGAAGATGTCCAAGCAGGGCTCGACCCTCGCGGGCATGATGGACGCCTTCTCCATCGCCGTCTCGGTGGGTCTGCAGTACGGCGTGCCGCTGGAGACCTACATCTCGAAGTTCACCAACATGCGCTTCGAGCCGGCCGGCCTGACCGACGACCCGGACGTGCGGATGGCCCAGTCGATCGTCGACTACATCTTCCGCCGCCTGGCGCTGGACTTCCTGCCCTTCGAGACCCGCTCCGCCCTCGGCATCCACTCCGTGGAGGAGCGCCAGCGGCACCTGGACACCGGCTCCTACGAGCCCGTCGAGGAGGACCTGGACGTCGAGGGCCTGGCCCAGTCCGCACCCCTCGCGGCCGCGCCCAAGCCCGCGGCCGAGCAGCCGAAGGCGGTCGCCCCGGCGCCGGCCAGGGCCCACAACTCCACCGAGCTGGCGGAGATCCAGCTGGGCCTGAGCGCGGACGCACCGCTCTGCTTCTCCTGCGGCACCAAGATGCGCCGGGCCGGCAGCTGCTACCTCTGCGAGGGCTGCGGCTCCACCAGCGGCTGCAGCTGACCCTGGACGGCAGCGCGCCCGCCGGGGCGCGCGGTGCGAGGACGGCCGAGCCGTGACTCACCCGGAGGGCGTCGACCGACAGGTCGGCGCCCTCCGGGCGTTGCGGCGCACAGCGGACGGGTGGGGCGCGTTGCGGCACCACCCCGGTGGGACGGCGACCGCACTGCACCGGCTCACACGCCGGATCGTCGGTCCTGCGCCGGGTGCGCCGGGTGCGCCGGGGTGCCGCGCGTCGGGGCGTCGGGGCAGTCCGGCCAGGTCCGCCGGGTG
Proteins encoded:
- a CDS encoding vitamin B12-dependent ribonucleotide reductase codes for the protein MTDTTSGSARGSKSDKTAKGAGKAPKGGLRMERIYTTPGVHPYDQVSWERRDVVMTNWRDGSINFEQRGVEFPDFWSVNAVNIVTSKYFRGAVGSPQREWSLKQIIDRVVLTYRAAGEKNGYFTSPDDAEIFEHELTHALLHQVFSFNSPVWFNVGTKQPQQVSACFILAVDDSMESILDWYKEEGMIFKGGSGAGLNLSRIRSSKELLSSGGNASGPVSFMRGADASAGTIKSGGATRRAAKMVVLDVDHPDVEAFIETKVKEEEKIRALRDAGFDMDLGGDDITSVQYQNANNSVRVSDEFMTAVENGTEFGLRARMTGEVIETVDAKKLFRKMAEAAWACADPGIQYDSTINHWHTCPESGRINASNPCSEYMHLDNSSCNLASLNLMKFLRDDDSFDAGRFAKVVELVITAMDISICFADFPTEKIGETTRAYRQLGIGYANLGALLMATGHAYDSEGGRALAGAITSLMTGTAYRRGAELAGVVGPYDGYARNAAPHQRVMQQHADANAAAVPVDELDAPVWAAATETWGDVLRIGARNGFRNAQASVLAPTGTIGLMMDCDTTGVEPDLALVKFKKLVGGGSMQIVNGTVPRALGRLGYQQEQIEAVVAHIAEHGNVVDAPGLKPAHYEVFDCAMGERVISAMGHVRMMAAIQPWISGAISKTVNMPEVATVEEIEEIYFEAWKLGVKALAIYRDNCKVGQPLSAKTKTPAAAAPEAAAEVEKVVEKVVEYRPVRRRLPKGRPGITTSFTVGGAEGYMTANSYPDDGLGEVFLKMSKQGSTLAGMMDAFSIAVSVGLQYGVPLETYISKFTNMRFEPAGLTDDPDVRMAQSIVDYIFRRLALDFLPFETRSALGIHSVEERQRHLDTGSYEPVEEDLDVEGLAQSAPLAAAPKPAAEQPKAVAPAPARAHNSTELAEIQLGLSADAPLCFSCGTKMRRAGSCYLCEGCGSTSGCS